A single genomic interval of Gossypium raimondii isolate GPD5lz chromosome 11, ASM2569854v1, whole genome shotgun sequence harbors:
- the LOC105785400 gene encoding uncharacterized protein LOC105785400: MKRVLFRGISLTTHNILHSYTKTNQNPVHSFNPLTTSTRSRLKFYSSESDSPVEKKPDPVIESALVAEAHVKDLALSVEDVSNKELKTRIKKYFEGDEEALPSILEAILRRKLAGKHEESDDELMDELEKWDEMIKEAVQHGFPKDTKECEEILEDMLSWDKLLPGFS, from the exons ATGAAAAGGGTTTTGTTCAGAGGCATTTCACTCACTACTCACAATATTCTTCACTCTTATaccaaaaccaaccaaaaccCAGTTCACTCGTTCAACCCACTCACCACTTCAACTCGGTCTCGACTCAAGTTTTACTCATCCGAATCAGATTCTCCCGTTGAAAAGAAGCCTGACCCTGTTATAGAATCTGCTTTAGTAGCTGAAGCCCATGTCAAGGATTTAGCTTTGTCCGTTGAGGATGTGAGTAATAAAG AGCTAAAAACCCGAATCAAGAAGTACTTTGAAGGGGATGAAGAGGCACTCCCTTCAATTCTTGAGGCCATTTTGCGGAGAAAGTTGGCTGGGAAGCATGAGGAGTCCgatgatgaattgatggatgAATTGGAG AAGTGGGATGAAATGATTAAGGAAGCTGTTCAGCATGGATTTCCTAAAGACACAAAGGAGTGCGAGGAAATTCTAGAGGACATGCTTAGCTGGGACAAACTCCTTCCAGgtttttcttga